The genomic window CGGAAGGAGTGGAAACTGCGGCTCAGGAGAGATTCCTGATGGCTCACGGCTGTGATGAGATCCAGGGGTATCTGCTGAGCAAGCCAGTGCCGCCGGAAGCGCTGGTGGAGCTGTTCGCCGATTGGACAGCCGATGCGCCATCGCTGGAGCCGGATCTGGAGCCTTCCAAAAAGCCGCTTTTCTTCAGGGCTTCAGCCTAGTGCGGCGGATCTGACGTTCGTAAACGAGCTAGTGTCCCGTCTCCGAATAACCGCCTCATTTGCGGCGCGCTCGCACGGTTATTCGGAGACGAGAGGACACTAGCAGAATCAAAATGCTAGTGTGGCTTTGTCTCGCAATTGCCGATGAGAAACCTGCCGCAAGAGAGATCGGCAATTGCGAGACGCCACACTAGCTGCAAACTGATACGAATGTCAGAACCGGGACACTAGTAATCGCGGAGTAGCGCGCTTGCCCATGCTCAAGCCACCTTTGATGACGCGCTGAACATGGACTCCATCTCCTTGCGAAGCTTGTAGGCATGCGTGGAGGTATCCATGGCCACATCCGACCAGCTCAGGCTTTGTCCTTTCTTCACCGGCCGTGTGACCTTTACGTCGTGAGCGAGACCGAGCGGCAAACCGCCCAGCTCGACAGATTTCGCCGCCGGCAACAGCTTGCCCCAGACAGTATAGCCACCTTCACCATCGAGAACATCGCCGGGAGCAAGGTCGCGTTTGGCTGTCGCCACGACGTCGGCGTTCCAGTGCTTCGCCACACCCGTGGCTTCGCCGCGGAGCGCAACGCTTGCCACCGACATGCCGACTTCCAGGCCGATCAGATGCCAACGCTTGTACAAGGTGAAGTAACGGCCGGATGAATCCGTGTGGGCGTTGTATTCCTCGAAGCAGTTCTTGATGTAGTCGGTCTCGGCTTCCACGGTCACCCATACGCCCATACGGATGTCGTAGGGGATCACGCGGCCATCGGCTTCAAGAGAGGAGATCACTTCCACGAGGCCCTTGCGTTCAAGCTTGCCGCCTTCGCTGATCGGGCGGGTGACGGATGGAATGTCTGCGATGCTGGCGGGCGGATACAGCAAGCCGTTCGACGGCACGCCGAGCCCAGTGGCGTTGGCGACCGCCGTGCATTCGATCGACGGCTTTGAGCCATCGAGAAAGCTGTTGAACATTTTTGGATTCAATCCGCCCCGCTGCGCCTGCTCGGGGGTGAGGCCATAGTTCTCCCAGACGGTTTCCGGAGTCGAATCGCAGAAGTGCGAGAGCCATTTGTGGCCGCGTCCGGCTGCTACAACAGGAAAGCCGCAGGTGCGTGCCCAATCGACGAGATCGCAGATCAGGGCCGGCTGGTCGCCGAATGCCTGAGAGTAGATCACGCCGGCCTCGCTGGCCTTGCGCGCAAGTAGCGGACCGCAAAACGCATCGGCTTCCACAGTCACGTTCACGACGTGTTTGCCGTTGGCAAAAGTTTTCAGGCAGTGATCGACCGCCGCAATCGGATGGCCAGTGCATTCCACGATGACATCAATGGCCGGATGCTGGACGAGGGCCTGCCAATCGTCTCCAATGTGCGTTGTGCGAGTTTTAATCGCGTCGTCGATGGAGGTTGCAGCAAATTGCGATGCCTTCCAGCCCACGCGCGTCAGGTTTGTACGAGCTCCGTCCGGTGACAGGTCCGCAATCCCCGCAAGGTGAACACCGGGCGTCCGCGGGATTTGCGCCAGATACATCGAGCCGAATTTTCCCGCACCGATGAGGCCGACAGTGATCGGCTTGCCCTGGCTCTCGCGCTCTTGGAGTTTCGCGTAAAGGCTCATCGGGCTTCCTTTCCCGTTATCTGTTCATCGGCGACTGATCTGGCAGGATAGTCTCGCAGACTGGAAAAGAAATCCCAATCATCAGATTCCGAGGTAAGCGCTCCGAACCCGATCATTGGTCTTCAGGTCCGCGCTGTCAGCACTCAGCACGACGCGCCCGGACTCAAGCACGTAGCCGCGGGTGGCGACCGAGAGGGCGAGGGCGGTGTTCTGCTCGACCAGCAGAATCGCGGTTCCGGCTTTGTTGATCGAGGCGAAGGTCTCGTGGAGTTCGTCGACGATCTTGGGCGCGAGACCATGGCTCGGCTCATCGAGTAGCAGCAATTTGGGAGACATCATCAGGGCACGCGACAGCACCAGCATTTGCTGTTCGCCGCCGGAGAGCGTTCCTGCGAGTTGCGACAGGCGCTCACGAAGCCTTGGAAACATCGCCAGCATCTGTTCGCGGCGCTGCGTCAGGTCCTGCGCGCTCCGCGTCGAAAATCCGCCAAGCATCAGGTTTTCTTCGACCGTCATGCCCGGAAACACGTGACGCCCTTCCGGCACATGGGCGATGCCGAGGCCGGGAATTTCATACGCACTCATTTGCCGCAAGTTACGGCTGTCGAAGATGATGTCGCCGCTGGAATTCGGGACAAGCCCGGAAATGGACCTGAGCAGCGTGCTCTTTCCGGCCGTGTTCGCGCCGATTACGCAGACGAATTCGCCCGGATTGACGTCGATATCGATGTCGTGAAGCACGTTGCCGGCGTCGTAGCCGGCGGAGAAGTTTTTAATCCGAAGCAGGGGTGTGGTCATGGCACCGCGCCCTCAGCGAGGGATTTTCCAAGATAAGCGGCGACCACCTCGGGGTGGCGAGCGACCTCGGCGGGAGCGCCTTCCGCGATGACCCTTCCGAAGTTGAGGACGATAATGCGATCGCACAACGACATGATGGCGCGCATATGGTGCTCGATGATAACGATCGTGAGACCCTCGCCCCGCAGGGTCCGGACGAGGTTCATGAAGTCGTCCATCTCGGCATGGTTGAGAGCCGCCATGGCTTCGTCGAGCAGCAGAATTTTCGGCTCGGTGCAGAGCGCGCGGGCGACCTCGACGCGGGCCCGCTCCGGGAAAGAGAGATCCTTAGCAATTTTATCCGCGATGGACAGCAGGCCGACCCGCTCGAGGCAGGTCTTGGCGAGGTCGCGTGCATGCGGGATGTCGTGCCGCATCAGTCCGCCGATCAGCACGTTGTCGAGCACCGTCTCTTCGAGGAACAGGGCAACGTTCTGAAACGTCTTCACCATTCCGGCGGCGGCGATGCGATGCGGCTTGAGGCCGACGATATCATTGCCATCGAAGACGATCCTGCCGGACGTTGGCTTGTGCAGCCCCACCAGATGGCTGAATAGCGTGGTCTTGCCGGCACCATTTGGGCCGATCACACCGACGATCTCCCCCTGATTGACCGAGAGAGTGACATCCGACAGCGCACGAAGACCGCCAAAGGTTTTGGTGAGGTCGTTAACCTGCAGGAGAGGGGCCGTCATGGCGCTTTCCTCCGCGACAGCTTCGTCATGACGGTCTTGCCGAGAGCGATCAGGCCGCGAGGCTCCAGCAGAATGACAGCGATGAGAAGCAGACCGTAAACGATCTGCGAAACACCGGCTGCCTTGTTGGACAACAGCGAATTGGTCAGTTCCTCAAAAGGAATGATGAAGAAGGCGCCGATGATCGGCCCCGCGACGGTGCCGACGCCGCCGATGATGGCGATCAGCGCAATGCGGACTGAGATGGATGCAAGCCCGAAGGCGGTATCCGGATCGAAGAAAAACTGGAACTGTGCGTAGAGTGTGCCGAGGCTCGCGGTGAGCGCGCCTGACACAACCGCGGCGATGATTTTGGTGCCGGCGGTGTCGATGCCGATCGTCTCGGCGGCGTCCACGTTTTCGCGAATGGCGCGAAGCCGATAGCCGATCTTGCTGGATCGGATTACCATGAAGGTCAGCGTCACCACCACCAGCGCGCCCAGCATGATCCAGAAGTACGGGCGCGGGGTCTTGAACTGGAGCATCAAGAGCGAGTCAGGCCTGAATGGCACCGACAGGCCAACAGGGCCGCCAGTAACACTGCTCCATGAATTGCCGATCACGCGCATGACTTCGGCGAAGGCGAGCGTCGCGAGTGCGAAGTAGTGTCCGCGCAGTCGCATAGTCGGCAGTGCGATCAGAAGTGCCATGATGGCTCCAATGATCGCGGCTGCGATCATCCCGAGCCACGGTGAGATGCCGAAGTTGATCAGCAGCAATGTCGATGTATAAGCGCCGGTCCCGAAAAAAGCGGCATGGCCGAGCGAGATCTGTCGTGCCAGGCCGCCGACGATGTTCCAGGCTTGCGCCAGCGCTGCAAAGAGCAACGTGATGCACAGCACTCGGATGACGTAGCCACGCGGCTCAAGGAAAAACGGCACGCAGGCCGCGGCGGCAACGATAGTCGCTCCGATGAGAAAGCGCTTCACCTCACGTCTCCCAGCAATCCCTGGGGCCGGACAACGAGCACCGCGATGAACACGACGAAAAGAACGAGGTTCTGCAGTTGGATCGGAAACGCAAGAGCAGACAATGATTGGATCACGCCAACGGCAAGTCCACCGACCACGGCACCGGCAACCGAGCCCAGCCCGCCGAGCACGACCACGGTGAACATGAGGATGACGAACTGTCCGCCAACAGTTGGCGATGCCGTGAGATAGGGCAGGATCACAGCTCCGCCGAACGCCGTCAGGCCGACGCCAAGTCCAAATGCCAGCATATGCATGCGATCGGCGTTAATCCCCATCAGTGTCGATGCCATTGGATCCTGGGCCGTCGCGCGCATCGCCCGGCCAAACCAGCTAAGCCGGAGAAACAGCCACAACGCCGTTCCGCAGACCGCCGACATCAGGAATGCGAAGAGATACGGCACGTTGATGAAAATCGGGCCAAGGCTGAGCGACGACGTCTGATACGGCGTAGTTACCGAGCGATAGTTCGATCCGAACATCCAGAGCGCCATATTCTCCAGCACGATGAGAAGCCCGACCGTGAGAAATATCTGGGAGATTTCCGGTGCTCGCAGGATACGGCGGAACAGGAGGCGCTGAAGGACGCAGCCGAGGCCAAACACAATGACGAAGGACAGTGGCGCGGCCAAGAGCGGATCAAGGCCAAGCCATGCCCACGCATAATAGGCGATGAACATCCCGAGCATCAGGAACTCTGCATGCGCAAAGTTCACGATGCCCATGATGCCGAACACGAGGGTGAGACCGATGGAGATCATGGCGTAGACGCCGCCGATCATGATCCCATCGATCAGGGCCTGAATAAAAGCCATTGCAGGGCTTACTTCTAATCAGAGCTTCCAGACGGGCTTCGACTTGGCGAACGAATCCGGCCAAACCGTCACGAGGTCCTTGCCGCGCCACTGCACCATCACCGGAACGGACAAGATGTTCAGGCCCGTCTTGTCGAATTCGACGGCGCTGCCGGTCATGGCCTTAGTCCAGCCGCCGGTGAACTTGGTGCCGTGCAGGACCTTGCGCAGGGCATCGAGATCAGTCGACTTGGTCATCTCAAGCGCCTGGGCGAGCACATCAACCGCCGCGGCGAATTCCACGGCTTCATGCACCATGAAATATCCGAAACGCTTGCGGAAGCGCTCCGTGAACTCAGGCGCAAGGTCATAGGTCGCTGGAGAAATCGACAGGACGTTTTCGGCAAACGGGCCAAGGCCCTTCTCGAAGTCTGGAATGATGTATCCCGCGGCACCGCCGATGGTCGGAATCTCGAGCTTCTGCTGGCGCATGCCGCGAACGATCTGAAGACTATCGTTCAGATATGAGACGGGGAACACCGCCTGCGCATTCGATGCACGCAGCTTGTTGATGAGCGGCGTCACGTCGGTGATGCCAAGCGGATAGCCTTCGTCCATCACGACTTGGATGCCGGCTGCCTTGGCCCCGGCGCGAAGACCGCCAGCCTGCGAGGTGCCGTAGGCTGTGTCTTCAAACATGATCGCGATGCGTTCAAGCTTTTGACCGTTTGCCTTGGCGATCTCGATACATCCATCGAGCTGTGCCTTGCCGAGCACCGAACCCTTGGCCACGATCTGGAAGATGTTCTCGAAGCCGCGGCCGGTGAGCTGATCGGAGAAGGATTGCGTGAACAGCGGAATGCCTGCGCGTTCCGTGACTTCGGATACCGCTAGCGTGAGAGCGGACGCAAAGCATCCGAAAGCGGCAACGATTTCGTTTTGCGACACAAGACGTTGGGCCACGCTGGCAGCGGTGGTCGGCGTGGACGTGGAGTCTGCAACGATCAAATTGAACTTCGCGCCGCCGAGCGCCTTGATGCCGCCGGCCGCGTTGATCTCATCCACAACAAGTTCGATGGCATTGCGCGAATTGATGCCGAACTGCGCGTTCGCTCCTGACAGCGGCAGGATGGCGCCGATATTGATGGCCTTTCCTTGCGCATGACCCACGCCGGAAAAACCTGATGCCACTGCCAGTCCTGCGGCAGACGCCAGCAGGCTGCGGCGAGTCAGAGCCGTCTCTCTGCCAAATGCAGAATGCGCGTTCTTCTTCGAACCCATTTCAATCCTCCCCTTTGATGTTCTGTTTTTTGTCACAGCTTTGACCGAACAGCTTCCGCAGTCAAGCAGATTGACAGATTGTCTGACAAAGACGAAGTTAGCGGCATGAGCGAGATGGACCTCAATGTCAGCAGGGAAGCGGTCACGCTGCGCATGCGCGTGGAAGACAAGCTTCGCAACGCCATTGCCAGTGGTATTTTCAAGCCGGGACAGCGCCTTATCGAGCGAGAACTGTGCGAGCTTACTGGTGTTGGACGCACCTCGATCCGCGAAGCAGTGCGACAACTTGAGGCAGAGGGGCTGATCACGTCGGTGCCGCACCGGGGTCCGGTGGTGGCGCGAATCTCGGTCGATGAAGCGCAGCAACTCTATGCCGTGCGCGCGCTGCTCGAAGGGGCAGCCGGCCGCGCATTCGCCGAGAGGCGCCCGGCGGACATGTTGGCGCAGATGTTTGCGGCGGTGAACGAGCTTGAAAGCGCTGCCAAGGCCGGGGACCGTGATGCGCTGATCAAGGCCAAGACGCGTTTCTACGATGCGCTGATGCGGGGCTGCGGAAACATCTACATCCAGCAGATGCTGACGAACCTGCACAACCGCGTCACCATGCTGCGCGCGACATCAATGACGCATCCCGGCCGGCTGCCGCAAAGCCTTAAGGAAATTCGCAACATCGCCGAGCTGATCCGCGCAGGAGATGCACAAGGCGCGGAGCGCGCGTGCATCGAACACATTCACGCCGCCGCGGCCATCGCGCTCGCGGTGCTGTCGGATACTGAACAAGAATCAAAAACGGAGACTGTGCATGTCCGCAAAACGACCCGCGCTCGGAAAAATTTGAAAAAGGCCTGAAGACCCGCACGGCAGTGCTCGGCTCGGACTATGTCGAGAAATCGCTGGCGAGTGCTGATGACTTTAGCTGGTCGATGCAGCAGCTCAGCACGGAATATTGCTGGGACGAGATCTGGAATCGTCCGGGCCTTGATCGCCGCAGCCGCAGCATTCTCAATCTGGGAATGATTGCTGCACTCAACCGGCCGCATGAGCTGAAGCTGCATATTCGCGGCGCGATTCAGAATGGCCTTACCAAGGACGAATTGAAGGAAATCTTCCTTCAGGTCGCGTGCTACTGCGGCATCCCCGCGGGCATCGACAGTTTCCGGCTGGCGCGCGAAGCTTTCAAGGATATGGGCATTGACTAAGATCATCACTCCTCCAGATGTCGTTGTTTTCCTTGGCCTTGGCCAGATGGGCCTGCCCATGGCGAAGCGCTGCCTTGCGGCAGGTTTCGAAGTGCGCGGCGCGGACCCGTCCGCGTCGGCGCGCGAAGCTTTTGCCTCTGCGGGCGGAAAAGTTTTTGAGACAGGACGGGAGGCGGCAAAAGGCGCCTCGCTGCTGATCACCATGCTGCCTGACAGCAAGGTGGTGCGCGAAGCGGTGCTTGGTCCGCAAGGCGTCGCGGACGCCCTCGCCAAGGAGGCGCTGATCATCGATATGAGTTCGTCGGTGCCGGTGGATACCCAGTCACTGGGGAAGACATTGGCCGAGCGCGGCATTGGGTTGATCGATGCGCCAGTGTCCGGTGGCGTCCGGCGCGCCATCAATGGCACGCTGTCGATCATGGCGGGCGGTGACGCCGCGCTGGTGGAGCGCGCGCGGCCTGTGCTGCAGGCGATGGCAAAGTCCGTGTTCGCGACCGGTCCGCTCGGCTCCGGTCATGCCATGAAGGCCCTCAACAACTACGTCTCTGCAGCCGGGCTTGTCGCGGCGTGTGAGGCGCTGCTTGTGGGGCGGCGGTTCGGTCTTCAGCCGGACACGATCATTGATGTGCTCAATGCATCGACCGGCAAGAACAACTCCACCGACGTCAAGATGAAGCAGTTCGTGATTTCCGAGAGCTTCGCTTCGGGCTTCTCGCTGGCCTTGATGGCCAAGGATCTTCGTATCGCTGCTGATCTATCGAAATTCGTTGGACTGGATTCCTCGAACGCGGAGACCGTCGCCAAAATCTGGGAACAGGCGAAGGGCGAGCTGGATAAGAACGCGGATCACACCGCGATCTATCGCTACATCGCCTCAGCAGTGGAAGATTGAGGACGGCTGCGGTGGCGAGCACAGTCGAACGTCTGCGGCAGAGGTTGGCATCTGTTCTGGATGATGCGGAATATGTGCGTCTCGGCCCGAGCTTGTCGTTCAATCTCGGTCTGCGCGTGGATGACGAAGACGTCCGGCTGGTGTTCGAGAATGGGCGCTTCGGATTCGTGGATCAGATCGGTGATGCACAGATCAGCGTGAGGGCCGCGGCGGAAGGCTGGAAAAAGGTGCTTCAAAGTCCGCCGCCGCCGATATTCCACTCGTTTACTGCTCTCGATCTCGCCAATCCGGACTTTAGCATCGAGGCCGAGCCTTTGCTTCTCGCTCAGGCTCGCCCCGTGCTGGAAAGGCTTGTCGAGCGCCTCGTCGCCGTTCAGCCCGCAGTCAGTGCGTCGCCTCCGAGGCGCTTGTCGCAAATTGAAGGGCGATGGCACGAGGTCACAATTCGCGGTGTTGCGCATGAGGTCTATGCCGAGACCGCAGGCGAGGGCACGCCGATCTTGTTCCTGCACACAGCCGGAGCAGACTCCCGTCAGTTCATCGCTCAGCTGAGTGATACTGAACTGGCGCAGCGCTTTCAGATGATTGCACCGGATCTGCCGTTTCACGGGCGATCGATGCCACCACGGACGTGGAATGGCGGTGACTATAAACTCGATCTCGCCACCTATCGCGACTGGTGCGTCGCGATCCTCGAACAAATCGTTCGCAGACGCGCGATCGTGGTTGGCGGTTCGATGGGCGCCGCAATGACAATGGCGCTCGCAGCGGAGAAGCCGGACCTGTTGCTGGGCATTGTTGCCGTCGAGCCGCCGCTATTGTCGAAGGGGCGGCGCAATCCATTCCAGCATCATGTCGCGGTGCATGGCGCCTTGCACAATGCAAGCTATGTGCGGGGCTTGATGAGTCCGCTCAGTCCGGAAGCCGATCGTCGGCGCGCCGCATGGATCTACAGCCAGGGAGCTCCCGGCATCTATGGCGGTGATCTTGCGTTCTATTCCGACGAGTTTGATGGTGCTGTCGTCGCAAGCAAGATCAATGCAGAGCGCACCCCGGTCGCGCTGCTCTCCGGTGGTTACGACTATTCAGCCACCCCTAACGATGGTCGCAAGCTTGCGGACCTGATTCCCGGATCATTTTTCAGAGAGATGCCCGGTCTCGGTCATTTTCCGATGTGCGAGAATCCGGATCTCTTCAGACCCTATCTGCTTGAAGCGCTCGGTCACCTGACGTCCGCAAAGTGAGCGTCACTTCGTCAGGACAGGTTTCCCTTGATCTTCTTGCATGGCGTCGACGATGTCGATGACATCTGGATGATGCGGGACACCGTGGGCGCCGTAGCCAGATCCTTACGTGTGAGGAAGCGTAGCGTCCCAACCGGATAGGCATCGCAGAATGCGGACAGCGTCGCTGCGGTCGCAGCTATGTTGTCC from Nitrobacteraceae bacterium AZCC 1564 includes these protein-coding regions:
- a CDS encoding putative homoserine dehydrogenase-like protein (product_source=COG4091; cath_funfam=3.40.50.720; cog=COG4091; pfam=PF03447,PF08666; superfamily=51735,81982), producing the protein MSLYAKLQERESQGKPITVGLIGAGKFGSMYLAQIPRTPGVHLAGIADLSPDGARTNLTRVGWKASQFAATSIDDAIKTRTTHIGDDWQALVQHPAIDVIVECTGHPIAAVDHCLKTFANGKHVVNVTVEADAFCGPLLARKASEAGVIYSQAFGDQPALICDLVDWARTCGFPVVAAGRGHKWLSHFCDSTPETVWENYGLTPEQAQRGGLNPKMFNSFLDGSKPSIECTAVANATGLGVPSNGLLYPPASIADIPSVTRPISEGGKLERKGLVEVISSLEADGRVIPYDIRMGVWVTVEAETDYIKNCFEEYNAHTDSSGRYFTLYKRWHLIGLEVGMSVASVALRGEATGVAKHWNADVVATAKRDLAPGDVLDGEGGYTVWGKLLPAAKSVELGGLPLGLAHDVKVTRPVKKGQSLSWSDVAMDTSTHAYKLRKEMESMFSASSKVA
- a CDS encoding branched-chain amino acid transport system ATP-binding protein (product_source=KO:K01996; cath_funfam=3.40.50.300; cog=COG0410; ko=KO:K01996; pfam=PF00005; smart=SM00382; superfamily=52540); translated protein: MTTPLLRIKNFSAGYDAGNVLHDIDIDVNPGEFVCVIGANTAGKSTLLRSISGLVPNSSGDIIFDSRNLRQMSAYEIPGLGIAHVPEGRHVFPGMTVEENLMLGGFSTRSAQDLTQRREQMLAMFPRLRERLSQLAGTLSGGEQQMLVLSRALMMSPKLLLLDEPSHGLAPKIVDELHETFASINKAGTAILLVEQNTALALSVATRGYVLESGRVVLSADSADLKTNDRVRSAYLGI
- a CDS encoding branched-chain amino acid transport system ATP-binding protein (product_source=KO:K01995; cath_funfam=3.40.50.300; cog=COG0411; ko=KO:K01995; pfam=PF00005,PF12399; smart=SM00382; superfamily=52540), producing MTAPLLQVNDLTKTFGGLRALSDVTLSVNQGEIVGVIGPNGAGKTTLFSHLVGLHKPTSGRIVFDGNDIVGLKPHRIAAAGMVKTFQNVALFLEETVLDNVLIGGLMRHDIPHARDLAKTCLERVGLLSIADKIAKDLSFPERARVEVARALCTEPKILLLDEAMAALNHAEMDDFMNLVRTLRGEGLTIVIIEHHMRAIMSLCDRIIVLNFGRVIAEGAPAEVARHPEVVAAYLGKSLAEGAVP
- a CDS encoding branched-chain amino acid transport system permease protein (product_source=KO:K01998; cath_funfam=1.10.8.50; cog=COG4177; ko=KO:K01998; pfam=PF02653; superfamily=81321; transmembrane_helix_parts=Inside_1_4,TMhelix_5_22,Outside_23_25,TMhelix_26_48,Inside_49_54,TMhelix_55_74,Outside_75_77,TMhelix_78_100,Inside_101_106,TMhelix_107_124,Outside_125_156,TMhelix_157_179,Inside_180_208,TMhelix_209_231,Outside_232_245,TMhelix_246_268,Inside_269_288,TMhelix_289_308,Outside_309_323), whose product is MKRFLIGATIVAAAACVPFFLEPRGYVIRVLCITLLFAALAQAWNIVGGLARQISLGHAAFFGTGAYTSTLLLINFGISPWLGMIAAAIIGAIMALLIALPTMRLRGHYFALATLAFAEVMRVIGNSWSSVTGGPVGLSVPFRPDSLLMLQFKTPRPYFWIMLGALVVVTLTFMVIRSSKIGYRLRAIRENVDAAETIGIDTAGTKIIAAVVSGALTASLGTLYAQFQFFFDPDTAFGLASISVRIALIAIIGGVGTVAGPIIGAFFIIPFEELTNSLLSNKAAGVSQIVYGLLLIAVILLEPRGLIALGKTVMTKLSRRKAP
- a CDS encoding branched-chain amino acid transport system permease protein (product_source=KO:K01997; cog=COG0559; ko=KO:K01997; pfam=PF02653; transmembrane_helix_parts=Outside_1_9,TMhelix_10_32,Inside_33_33,TMhelix_34_56,Outside_57_60,TMhelix_61_83,Inside_84_94,TMhelix_95_114,Outside_115_135,TMhelix_136_158,Inside_159_189,TMhelix_190_212,Outside_213_226,TMhelix_227_249,Inside_250_253,TMhelix_254_276,Outside_277_286) — protein: MAFIQALIDGIMIGGVYAMISIGLTLVFGIMGIVNFAHAEFLMLGMFIAYYAWAWLGLDPLLAAPLSFVIVFGLGCVLQRLLFRRILRAPEISQIFLTVGLLIVLENMALWMFGSNYRSVTTPYQTSSLSLGPIFINVPYLFAFLMSAVCGTALWLFLRLSWFGRAMRATAQDPMASTLMGINADRMHMLAFGLGVGLTAFGGAVILPYLTASPTVGGQFVILMFTVVVLGGLGSVAGAVVGGLAVGVIQSLSALAFPIQLQNLVLFVVFIAVLVVRPQGLLGDVR
- a CDS encoding branched-chain amino acid transport system substrate-binding protein (product_source=KO:K01999; cath_funfam=3.40.50.2300; cog=COG0683; ko=KO:K01999; pfam=PF13458; superfamily=53822; transmembrane_helix_parts=Inside_1_20,TMhelix_21_43,Outside_44_413) gives rise to the protein MGSKKNAHSAFGRETALTRRSLLASAAGLAVASGFSGVGHAQGKAINIGAILPLSGANAQFGINSRNAIELVVDEINAAGGIKALGGAKFNLIVADSTSTPTTAASVAQRLVSQNEIVAAFGCFASALTLAVSEVTERAGIPLFTQSFSDQLTGRGFENIFQIVAKGSVLGKAQLDGCIEIAKANGQKLERIAIMFEDTAYGTSQAGGLRAGAKAAGIQVVMDEGYPLGITDVTPLINKLRASNAQAVFPVSYLNDSLQIVRGMRQQKLEIPTIGGAAGYIIPDFEKGLGPFAENVLSISPATYDLAPEFTERFRKRFGYFMVHEAVEFAAAVDVLAQALEMTKSTDLDALRKVLHGTKFTGGWTKAMTGSAVEFDKTGLNILSVPVMVQWRGKDLVTVWPDSFAKSKPVWKL
- a CDS encoding DNA-binding GntR family transcriptional regulator (product_source=COG1802; cath_funfam=1.10.10.10,1.20.120.530; cog=COG1802; pfam=PF00392,PF07729; smart=SM00345,SM00895; superfamily=46785,48008) — encoded protein: MSDKDEVSGMSEMDLNVSREAVTLRMRVEDKLRNAIASGIFKPGQRLIERELCELTGVGRTSIREAVRQLEAEGLITSVPHRGPVVARISVDEAQQLYAVRALLEGAAGRAFAERRPADMLAQMFAAVNELESAAKAGDRDALIKAKTRFYDALMRGCGNIYIQQMLTNLHNRVTMLRATSMTHPGRLPQSLKEIRNIAELIRAGDAQGAERACIEHIHAAAAIALAVLSDTEQESKTETVHVRKTTRARKNLKKA
- a CDS encoding 4-carboxymuconolactone decarboxylase (product_source=KO:K01607; cath_funfam=1.20.1290.10; cog=COG0599; ko=KO:K01607; pfam=PF02627; superfamily=69118), producing MLGSDYVEKSLASADDFSWSMQQLSTEYCWDEIWNRPGLDRRSRSILNLGMIAALNRPHELKLHIRGAIQNGLTKDELKEIFLQVACYCGIPAGIDSFRLAREAFKDMGID
- a CDS encoding 3-hydroxyisobutyrate dehydrogenase (product_source=KO:K00020; cath_funfam=1.10.1040.10,3.40.50.720; cog=COG2084; ko=KO:K00020; pfam=PF03446,PF14833; superfamily=48179,51735), which codes for MTKIITPPDVVVFLGLGQMGLPMAKRCLAAGFEVRGADPSASAREAFASAGGKVFETGREAAKGASLLITMLPDSKVVREAVLGPQGVADALAKEALIIDMSSSVPVDTQSLGKTLAERGIGLIDAPVSGGVRRAINGTLSIMAGGDAALVERARPVLQAMAKSVFATGPLGSGHAMKALNNYVSAAGLVAACEALLVGRRFGLQPDTIIDVLNASTGKNNSTDVKMKQFVISESFASGFSLALMAKDLRIAADLSKFVGLDSSNAETVAKIWEQAKGELDKNADHTAIYRYIASAVED
- a CDS encoding pimeloyl-ACP methyl ester carboxylesterase (product_source=COG0596; cath_funfam=3.40.50.1820; cog=COG0596; pfam=PF12697; superfamily=53474), translated to MASTVERLRQRLASVLDDAEYVRLGPSLSFNLGLRVDDEDVRLVFENGRFGFVDQIGDAQISVRAAAEGWKKVLQSPPPPIFHSFTALDLANPDFSIEAEPLLLAQARPVLERLVERLVAVQPAVSASPPRRLSQIEGRWHEVTIRGVAHEVYAETAGEGTPILFLHTAGADSRQFIAQLSDTELAQRFQMIAPDLPFHGRSMPPRTWNGGDYKLDLATYRDWCVAILEQIVRRRAIVVGGSMGAAMTMALAAEKPDLLLGIVAVEPPLLSKGRRNPFQHHVAVHGALHNASYVRGLMSPLSPEADRRRAAWIYSQGAPGIYGGDLAFYSDEFDGAVVASKINAERTPVALLSGGYDYSATPNDGRKLADLIPGSFFREMPGLGHFPMCENPDLFRPYLLEALGHLTSAK